Part of the Streptomyces sp. NBC_01353 genome, CGCACCGCTCCGCACGCGCGTTCGTGGAGTGAGGCGTCTCACAGCCGTGCACCCACCCTCTCCACGTCGACCCGGCGCCCTCCGGTTCCGCCCGGGGGTTTCCGTGGCAGGGTGTTGCGGGCAAGCCACTGTGGGCTATCGAAGAGGGGGAATCGTGATCGTCTGGATCAACGGGACGTTCGGCGCGGGGAAGTCCACCACCGCGCGCGAGCTGGTCGATCTGATCCCGAACAGCACGCTGTACGACCCCGAGATCATCGGCTCCACGATGAACCGGCTGCTGCCGGCGAAGCGGCTCGACGAGGTCGACGACTACCAGGATCTGCCGATCTGGCGCCGACTGGTCGTGGACGCCGCCGCCGCGCTGCTCGCCGAGGTCGGCGGCGTACTCGTCGTCCCCATGACCCTCCTGCGCCAGGAGTACCGCGACGAGATCTTCGGGGGGCTGGCCGCCCGGCGCATTCAGGTCCGGCACGTCCTGCTCGCCCCGGATGAAACGATCCTGCGCGCGCGGATCCGGGGCCGTACACCCGATGACGCGGACCCGCAGGCACTGGAGCGCGTACGCCAGTGGTCTCTCGACCACATCGAGCCCTACCGCACCGCCCTGCACGACTGGCTGGCCTCCGACGCCCACGTCGTCGACACCTCCGCCCTCGCACCGGCCGAGGCCGCCGCGTCCATCGCCGAGGCCGTCGCCTCCGGTGAGGCCGCACCCTGCGGCATCGTCCAGACCCCCGAACCCGGCGGCGAGACGCTCGCCGCCGGGGTCCTGCTCTTCGACGAACAGGACCGATTCCTGCTCGTCGACCCCACCTACAAGCCCGGCTGGGAGTTCCCCGGGGGTGTCGTCGAGCCCGGCGAACCGCCCGCCCGGGCCGGGATACGCGAGGTCGCCGAGGAGATAGGCATCGAACTCGACTCCGTACCCCGCCTGTTGCTCGTCGACTGGGAACGCCCCCACCCCCCGGGCTACGGCGGCCTGCGCCTCCTCTTCGACGGCGGCCGGCTGCCGACCGCCGACGCGGACCGGCTCCTCCTGCCCGGCGCCGAGCTCCGCGGCTGGCGCTTCGTCACCGAGGAGGAGGCGGCCGAACTGCTGCCCCCGGTCCGCTACCGCCGCCTCCGTTGGGCCCTG contains:
- a CDS encoding NUDIX domain-containing protein: MVIVWINGTFGAGKSTTARELVDLIPNSTLYDPEIIGSTMNRLLPAKRLDEVDDYQDLPIWRRLVVDAAAALLAEVGGVLVVPMTLLRQEYRDEIFGGLAARRIQVRHVLLAPDETILRARIRGRTPDDADPQALERVRQWSLDHIEPYRTALHDWLASDAHVVDTSALAPAEAAASIAEAVASGEAAPCGIVQTPEPGGETLAAGVLLFDEQDRFLLVDPTYKPGWEFPGGVVEPGEPPARAGIREVAEEIGIELDSVPRLLLVDWERPHPPGYGGLRLLFDGGRLPTADADRLLLPGAELRGWRFVTEEEAAELLPPVRYRRLRWALRARERGTVLNLEAGVPVG